The genomic stretch CCCTCGGCAGGCCGAAGATCGATCGCATCGTGGTGCGGATCATCGGCGACGAAAACGCCGTCCTGAGCGCCGTGCTCGCGGGCAACGCCGACTTCACCGCGGACTTCACCCTCCGATTCGAGCATGGGCAGGTGCTGAAGCGCGAGTGGGAAGCCCTGGGCAAAGGGAAGGTGATGTTCAAGCCCAGCAGCGCCGTGGTGCAGATGGTGCAGCTTCGACCGGAGTTTGCGGCGCACCCCGGCCAGCTCGACGCGCGCGTCCGGCGCGCAATGGCGGCGACCATCGACCGCGACGCCCTGAACGCCGGCCTCTTCGAAGGGCAGGGATTCACCGGCGACACACTGGTCCCGCCGACGGTCTCGTACTTTGCGGACGTCGATCGAGCGATCACGAAATATCCCTATGACGTCCGCCGCGCCGAACAGTACATGGCCGAGGCGGGTTATACGAAGGACCAGGACGGCTTCTATGCGACGCGGACCGGCGACCGGTTCCACACCGACGTTCGCGTCACCGCGGGTCCGGAGTTCGAGCGCGGCCAAGCGATCCTCATCGACACCTGGCGTCGGGCGGGTTTCGACGTGAGTGGATCGGTCCTGGCCGCCGCGGAGGCCCGCGACCGAGAAGCCCGGCAGACATTTCCGGGCATGGCATCCCGCGGCGGCGGATTCGAGGAGCGGAGCCTGATAGGCGCGGAGATCGGCTCGGCGGCCAATCGATGGACCGGCGACAACCGCGGAGGCTGGTCGAGCGCCGAGTACGACCGCGTGTACGATTCCTTCTCCGGGACGCTCGATCGGGACGAGCGCGAGCGGCTTGGCATCCAGATGCTGAAGCTCATCAGCGACGACGTGCCGGTCTACCCGATGTATATTGGGCTCCAGGTGAACGCGCAGGTGGCCGGCCTCTCCGGGCCTGATCCGGGCACGTCCGGCTTCGGGGCGCTGTCGCCCGCGACGCTGCCGTACTGGAACATCGGCGAGTGGGAGCTTCGCGCAGAGCAATGACCCGGCGCCGAGCGGGGCCGGGCGAAGGAGTCAACGATGGCGAGAACGTACCGCGTCGTTTCCGCTGACTCGCATCTGGATCTGAACCCGGAAGTGTGGACGAATCGCGTGCCGGCCAAGTGGCGCGACCGCGCCCCGAAGCGCATCGTACTGCCCAACGGGTCAGACGCCGTGCAGTGCGACGGGGGGCCGCCCAACTCGATCGGCATCACGCGGAACGTGGGCGTGCCGTTCGAGGAGATCCCCTTCATGGTGCCGAAGTTCTCCGAGCCGGTCGGAAATGGAACGCCGCAGCAGCGCATCGCGGAGATGGACCGGGACGGGGTTGACGCCGAGATCCTCTTCACCTGGGCCGACCAGATGTTCCGGAACGCCAAAGACGACGACCTGTACCTGTGCCTCGTCTCAACGTACAACGAGTACCTCGCCGAAGAGTACATGTCGGTCGCGCCGGACCGGCTCATTCCCCAGGGGACGATTCCCACCACCGGCGTCGACGACGCGATCCGCGAGCTGGAGCACTGCAAGCGGCTGGGATTCAAAGGCGTGACGCTCACGACGTTTCCCAGCGGCCACGGCTATCCGACGGCGGAAGACGATCGATTCTGGGCAGCCGCCGTCGAGATGGAGATGGCCCTTGCGCGGCACTTTGGTGGACGGTTTGGCAAGTTCGGCGGGCCAGGTCGCCAGGAGCCCGTGTTCAAGTATCCGCGCGTCATCGAGTCGCCGGACAACCACAAGGACGACGCCTTGGCGCTCCTGTTTTCAAACCAGGGTGCGCAATGGGCCATGGGAGCGATGCAGCTCGCGTACGCGGGCGTGTTCGACCGGTTTCCGACGCTCCAGATGTACTTCGCCGAGACGATGGCCGGATGGATTCCCTTTTGCCTCTTCATGCTCGACGACAACTATCGGCGCTACCAGCCGATGATGCGGCACTTCTGGGGCCTGGAGGACCTGGAGCGGATGCCGAGCGAGTACATGAAGGAGCACACGTACTGGGGGACGCTCTACGATCCGGTCGGCATCCAGCTTCGGGATGCCATCGGCGCGGACCGAATCATGTTCGGCACGGATTTTCCCCATGCCGCGGGCGATTGGCCCAACACCCAATCGGTGGTCATCCCCGACATGTTCCGGGGGGTGCCCCAGGGCGACGCGCACAAGATCCTGGCCGGCAACGCTGTGCGGTACTGGCATCTCGACAAGAGCTGAGGGGCGGCTTGATGAGCGACGTTGGCACGACCACCGAAGACCTGGAGCGGTTTCTCGCTGAGCACCACCTCGCCGGCGCGGGCCTGAGCAGGGCTCACCTCCCGCCGCCCCGAAAGGGCAACGCCGCGGCCTACTGGAGCTGGGAAGGGATTCGCGCGGGCCTGCTCCAGTCGGGCAAGATCGTGACCGTGGGGCCAGATGCTATGACTGGCATGCGGTCGGTCACCGGCGTCGAGGCGCGCAACTTCCCCATCTGGAT from Chloroflexota bacterium encodes the following:
- a CDS encoding ABC transporter substrate-binding protein; the protein is MTMIVRYEVTDLAAKIPGSSSPVVTKRLFNADLALIDGQGRPRPDLAADLPRLNTDAWRLYPDGRMETTYRLRPSLTWHDGQPLTANDFVFAARVYQNPSFGIFTPQPQDRIGQVLAPDPQTLVIQWNAAYPGAGALIFGDLDPLPRHILEGPLAAVEDGSAAPDTFVNLPFWTTDYVGAGPYRLERWTPGAQFDAAAFDGYALGRPKIDRIVVRIIGDENAVLSAVLAGNADFTADFTLRFEHGQVLKREWEALGKGKVMFKPSSAVVQMVQLRPEFAAHPGQLDARVRRAMAATIDRDALNAGLFEGQGFTGDTLVPPTVSYFADVDRAITKYPYDVRRAEQYMAEAGYTKDQDGFYATRTGDRFHTDVRVTAGPEFERGQAILIDTWRRAGFDVSGSVLAAAEARDREARQTFPGMASRGGGFEERSLIGAEIGSAANRWTGDNRGGWSSAEYDRVYDSFSGTLDRDERERLGIQMLKLISDDVPVYPMYIGLQVNAQVAGLSGPDPGTSGFGALSPATLPYWNIGEWELRAEQ
- a CDS encoding amidohydrolase family protein, which encodes MARTYRVVSADSHLDLNPEVWTNRVPAKWRDRAPKRIVLPNGSDAVQCDGGPPNSIGITRNVGVPFEEIPFMVPKFSEPVGNGTPQQRIAEMDRDGVDAEILFTWADQMFRNAKDDDLYLCLVSTYNEYLAEEYMSVAPDRLIPQGTIPTTGVDDAIRELEHCKRLGFKGVTLTTFPSGHGYPTAEDDRFWAAAVEMEMALARHFGGRFGKFGGPGRQEPVFKYPRVIESPDNHKDDALALLFSNQGAQWAMGAMQLAYAGVFDRFPTLQMYFAETMAGWIPFCLFMLDDNYRRYQPMMRHFWGLEDLERMPSEYMKEHTYWGTLYDPVGIQLRDAIGADRIMFGTDFPHAAGDWPNTQSVVIPDMFRGVPQGDAHKILAGNAVRYWHLDKS